One window of the Cryptomeria japonica chromosome 7, Sugi_1.0, whole genome shotgun sequence genome contains the following:
- the LOC131031120 gene encoding uncharacterized protein LOC131031120 yields MLNCGAHALIQNQEKQTTLHVAFAHSNEEDTIEKVVKIMLAKCDAKEQLVNAQDREGKTILHLTSSQGKGKMCRFILDNGAKPDTKDNCDQQPPHYAVKGKKDEVIDVLISRNAIDKETIHMMQSCKDKDGQTPIKLLTKILPILDQPLELYFDSVDNGKLLRDFALKDKTDLVRKMLERGVIPLDVDEEGKSALHYATLCKDDFGMTDTVDLLLKFKDRMKLISMCDRKGKTTLHVIAYKGYSSLEDRKGICRSSRFSRYKR; encoded by the coding sequence ATGTTAAATTGTGGAGCTCATGCACTGATCCAAAACCAAGAGAAACAAACAACCTTACATGTTGCCTTCGCTCACAGTAATGAGGAGGATACAATAGAGAAGGTGGTAAAAATTATGTTGGCCAAGTGTGATGCAAAGGAACAGTTAGTCAATGCACAAGATAGAGAAGGGAAAACCATTCTTCATCTCACATCTTCTCAAGGGAAAGGAAAAATGTGTAGATTTATTCTTGATAATGGGGCAAAACCAGATACCAAAGACAATTGTGATCAACAGCCGCCACACTATGCAGTCAAGGGAAAAAAGGATGAAGTTATAGATGTGCTCATTAGTAGGAATGCAATTGATAAAGAGACAATTCATATGATGCAAAGTTGTAAAGACAAGGATGGGCAAACCCCCATCAAACTACTGACAAAGATTTTACCAATTTTAGATCAACCTCTTGAATTATATTTTGATAGTGTGGACAATGGCAAGCTTTTGCGTGATTTTGCATTGAAAGATAAGACAGATCTTGTGAGAAAGATGTTGGAGAGGGGAGTGATTCCACTAGACGTGGATGAGGAGGGGAAATCAGCTTTGCATTATGCCACACTGTGTAAAGATGATTTTGGGATGACAGATACAGTTGATTTACTACTCAAATTTAAAGATAGAATGAAGCTTATATCCATGTGCGATAGGAAGGGAAAGACAACTCTGCATGTAATAGCGTACAAGGGATATTCATCTCTCGAGGATAGAAAAGGTATTTGTAGATCTTCAAGATTTAGTAGATATAAAAGATAG